The following proteins are encoded in a genomic region of Natrinema sp. DC36:
- a CDS encoding DUF4897 domain-containing protein has translation MNVRAGVAIVVAAALLCGSGPVVAVAATGTTNAGQPQPSPFTLQQDQIDADEVRMDVALEPDGTAEWTLEFLVRLDDNESTEAFESLRADIRDDPENYTQSFADRMNETVSTASNATGREMAAEEFRVSTARQSLAREYGVVRYEFRWDGFAAVEGDEIRAGDAVEGIYLDDGTRLLLEWPDGYERTSVTPDPDDERENAVIWRGGETDFVSGEPRVVVTAADGGTGLSTTMLAGIVAIVAVLGAGGAWWYRNRTSGAGQTTDGDGAPESNTDPERTPESGSGSATASTSASSTADESAGSSATAAPDPALLTNEEQVLRLVEDNGGRMKQQAVVEELDWTDAKTSKVVSALRDEGDLESFRLGRENVLSLPDADEPITTNAGSDENE, from the coding sequence ATGAACGTTCGCGCCGGCGTCGCGATCGTGGTCGCCGCGGCGCTCCTCTGCGGATCGGGGCCAGTCGTCGCTGTCGCTGCCACCGGAACCACGAACGCCGGCCAGCCCCAACCGAGTCCGTTTACGCTCCAGCAGGACCAGATCGACGCGGACGAGGTCCGAATGGACGTCGCGCTCGAGCCCGACGGGACCGCCGAGTGGACGCTCGAGTTCTTGGTCCGCCTCGACGACAACGAGAGCACGGAGGCGTTCGAGTCGCTACGAGCGGACATTCGGGACGATCCCGAAAATTACACGCAGTCGTTCGCCGATCGGATGAACGAGACGGTTTCGACGGCGAGCAACGCAACGGGCCGCGAGATGGCCGCAGAGGAGTTTCGCGTGAGTACCGCGCGACAGTCGCTCGCACGCGAGTACGGCGTCGTCAGATACGAGTTCCGCTGGGACGGGTTCGCCGCCGTCGAGGGCGACGAGATCCGCGCCGGTGACGCCGTCGAGGGAATCTATCTCGACGACGGGACCCGATTGCTGCTCGAGTGGCCGGACGGCTACGAGCGAACGTCTGTCACGCCCGATCCGGACGACGAGCGCGAGAACGCGGTGATCTGGCGGGGCGGCGAGACGGACTTCGTTTCTGGAGAGCCTCGAGTCGTCGTTACCGCCGCTGACGGCGGGACCGGGCTCAGCACGACGATGCTCGCGGGAATCGTCGCTATCGTGGCCGTCCTCGGCGCTGGCGGTGCATGGTGGTACCGCAACCGCACGTCTGGGGCGGGGCAAACGACCGACGGTGACGGGGCTCCCGAGTCCAATACCGATCCGGAGCGCACCCCCGAATCTGGTTCGGGATCCGCGACGGCATCGACGTCGGCGTCGTCGACGGCCGACGAATCGGCTGGCTCGAGTGCGACCGCAGCGCCGGATCCGGCGCTCCTCACCAACGAAGAACAGGTCCTCCGGCTCGTCGAAGATAACGGCGGCCGGATGAAACAGCAGGCAGTCGTCGAAGAACTCGACTGGACCGACGCGAAGACCAGCAAAGTGGTCAGCGCGCTCCGCGATGAAGGGGACCTCGAGTCGTTCCGCCTCGGTCGCGAAAACGTGCTCTCGCTCCCCGACGCGGACGAGCCAATCACGACGAATGCCGGCAGTGACGAAAACGAATGA
- a CDS encoding Lrp/AsnC ligand binding domain-containing protein codes for MVDAYTVIDTATGTAEGVCRTLCDAEAVIDAHVIAGDFDVMVEIAGDDPHDILETITDTVRPLEGVGTTRTYICID; via the coding sequence ATGGTCGACGCGTATACGGTGATCGATACCGCAACTGGAACCGCCGAGGGAGTCTGTCGTACCCTGTGCGATGCAGAAGCGGTGATCGACGCACACGTCATCGCTGGCGACTTCGACGTTATGGTCGAGATAGCGGGCGACGACCCGCACGATATCCTCGAGACGATCACCGACACCGTTCGGCCGCTCGAGGGGGTCGGGACGACGCGAACGTACATCTGCATCGACTGA
- a CDS encoding DUF91 domain-containing protein — translation MIDDAIRVLAGDCTVIAEDDDRQEYRGRVTTIVKPDNTILVHDTDGYQPVAWLTRADSVSSDRTGGFTLVAKKGTQTLRIATHDQDGFAHYPSSAAGTPIGTCPDCGGALVRSSGVHCVGCGDRYGVPADATIRDEQCDCDCGLPKMRVERGLAFNVCLDRGCESLDAAVKQAFDREWTCPEPDCDGDLRILRRGGLIAGCEHYPDCDTGFAVPAGIADGDCGCGLPTFETASGTRCLDATCDRGLEAALEAESAADD, via the coding sequence ATGATCGACGACGCGATCCGCGTCCTCGCGGGCGACTGCACCGTTATCGCCGAGGACGACGACCGACAGGAGTACCGCGGCCGGGTGACGACGATCGTCAAACCCGACAACACCATCCTCGTCCACGACACCGACGGCTACCAGCCCGTCGCGTGGCTGACCCGCGCCGACAGCGTCTCGAGCGATCGCACCGGCGGCTTCACCCTCGTCGCGAAGAAGGGGACCCAGACGCTGCGGATCGCCACCCACGATCAGGACGGGTTCGCCCACTACCCATCTTCGGCGGCCGGAACGCCCATCGGGACGTGTCCCGACTGCGGCGGCGCGCTCGTGCGCTCGAGCGGGGTCCACTGCGTCGGCTGTGGCGACCGCTACGGCGTGCCCGCGGACGCGACGATCCGCGACGAGCAGTGTGATTGTGACTGTGGCCTCCCCAAGATGCGCGTCGAGCGCGGGCTGGCGTTCAACGTCTGCCTTGACAGAGGCTGTGAGTCCCTCGATGCGGCAGTCAAGCAGGCCTTCGATCGCGAATGGACGTGTCCCGAACCCGACTGCGACGGCGACCTCCGGATCCTCCGGCGCGGCGGCCTCATCGCCGGCTGCGAGCACTACCCCGACTGCGACACCGGCTTCGCCGTCCCCGCCGGCATCGCCGACGGCGACTGCGGCTGTGGCCTCCCGACGTTCGAGACCGCCAGCGGCACCCGCTGTCTCGATGCGACCTGCGATCGGGGGCTCGAGGCGGCGCTCGAGGCCGAATCCGCGGCCGACGACTGA
- the endA gene encoding tRNA-intron lyase, whose protein sequence is MSLEGRFDDGVVRVGGDARQRYHDSRGYGYPLEGNEIALAPVEAAHLLYRGDLEAVVDAGSGERLGFREFVAREPGEDFGVRFLVYADLRSRGFYLSPAAEPWVPNPPSGEADFAVFPRGKGPRDGEIAYALRIIGERTDIPAAELREGVLAVVDEESEITYFEVGRRDPTGSSGTDATLPEDCEADLLADRVVVWEPPLSLYEQTFYGQPLEGREYDEPTLQCSLLEATYLAERGALALEADTVRERGREVEGERFDRRLTVYTELRERGVVPKTGYKFGADFRTYADVESVENLGHSELLVRVHPAAYVFEPRDLALDVRLAHGVRKTMVFALVSDDSAEETEIEWWSLERLTP, encoded by the coding sequence ATGTCACTCGAGGGGCGGTTCGACGACGGCGTCGTCCGCGTGGGCGGCGACGCGCGCCAGCGCTATCACGACTCGCGGGGCTACGGCTATCCGCTCGAGGGCAACGAGATCGCCCTCGCGCCGGTCGAAGCGGCCCACCTCCTGTATCGGGGGGATCTCGAGGCGGTCGTCGACGCCGGCAGCGGCGAGCGCCTCGGGTTTCGAGAATTCGTGGCTCGCGAGCCCGGCGAGGATTTCGGGGTTCGGTTCCTGGTCTACGCGGATCTGCGGTCGCGGGGCTTCTATCTCTCGCCGGCCGCGGAGCCGTGGGTTCCGAACCCGCCGAGCGGCGAGGCCGACTTCGCGGTCTTCCCGCGAGGAAAGGGGCCTCGAGACGGCGAGATCGCCTACGCGCTGCGGATCATCGGCGAACGGACCGACATTCCGGCCGCCGAACTCCGGGAGGGCGTGCTAGCGGTCGTCGACGAGGAGAGCGAAATCACCTACTTCGAGGTGGGACGGCGGGATCCGACCGGCTCGTCGGGCACCGACGCCACGCTGCCCGAGGACTGCGAGGCCGACCTGCTCGCCGATCGGGTCGTCGTCTGGGAGCCGCCGCTTTCCCTCTACGAGCAGACGTTCTACGGCCAGCCCCTCGAGGGCCGGGAGTACGACGAGCCGACGCTGCAGTGTTCGCTGCTCGAGGCGACCTACCTCGCCGAGCGAGGGGCGCTCGCGCTCGAGGCCGACACGGTCCGCGAGCGGGGCCGCGAGGTCGAGGGCGAGCGATTCGATCGGCGGCTGACCGTTTACACGGAGTTGCGAGAGCGAGGCGTCGTCCCCAAGACGGGGTACAAGTTCGGTGCGGACTTCCGGACCTACGCGGACGTGGAGTCCGTCGAGAACCTCGGTCACTCCGAACTGCTGGTTCGCGTGCATCCCGCGGCGTACGTCTTCGAGCCCCGAGATCTGGCGCTGGACGTTCGGCTCGCTCACGGCGTCCGGAAGACGATGGTGTTCGCGCTGGTCAGCGACGACTCCGCCGAAGAGACGGAGATAGAGTGGTGGTCGCTCGAGCGGTTGACCCCCTAA
- a CDS encoding ornithine cyclodeaminase family protein, producing MPDFPILTDGDVYSQFEYAQVVDAMRDAFCERAAGTLEAPPRWRVDAGEGELVFTAGSATGSANVTGFRVYETHPESGDEHTELVAVFDATTGAFAGLFVGFAIGGLRTGGIGGVAIDHLAREDGETLGVLGSGFQARAQVGAACAARDFAEVLIYSPTAESRESFAETADGEVEPPVRAVDDPEPVVRDADALVCATNSEEPVFDPDWLEPGTHVTTIGPRFRDAHELPLEVVDRADVIATDSLPQVDAYDRPYVASGDDRERMVELADVLEDPDLGRQRATDITLFCSVGLAGTEVVLGAEFLEQFT from the coding sequence ATGCCCGACTTTCCCATCCTCACTGACGGCGATGTTTACTCGCAGTTCGAGTACGCGCAGGTCGTCGACGCCATGCGCGACGCGTTCTGCGAACGCGCTGCGGGAACGCTCGAGGCCCCGCCGCGCTGGCGCGTCGACGCCGGCGAGGGCGAGTTGGTGTTCACCGCCGGCTCCGCGACCGGGTCGGCGAACGTGACCGGATTCAGGGTCTACGAGACTCACCCCGAGTCCGGCGACGAGCACACGGAACTGGTGGCCGTCTTCGACGCGACCACCGGCGCGTTCGCGGGCCTGTTCGTCGGGTTCGCGATCGGCGGGCTCCGGACCGGCGGGATCGGCGGCGTCGCGATCGACCACCTCGCCCGCGAGGACGGCGAGACGCTCGGGGTTCTCGGCTCGGGATTTCAGGCTCGAGCGCAGGTCGGCGCGGCGTGTGCGGCCCGCGATTTCGCGGAGGTGCTGATTTACAGTCCGACCGCTGAGAGCCGCGAGTCGTTCGCCGAGACCGCCGACGGCGAGGTCGAACCGCCCGTCCGCGCGGTCGACGATCCCGAACCGGTCGTCCGCGACGCGGACGCGCTCGTCTGCGCGACGAACAGCGAGGAGCCCGTTTTCGATCCCGACTGGCTCGAGCCCGGCACCCACGTCACGACGATCGGGCCGCGATTCCGAGACGCCCACGAACTCCCGCTCGAGGTGGTCGACCGCGCCGACGTCATCGCGACCGATTCGCTCCCGCAGGTCGACGCCTACGACCGGCCGTACGTCGCGTCGGGCGACGACCGCGAGCGAATGGTCGAACTCGCCGACGTGCTCGAGGACCCCGATCTCGGCCGCCAGCGCGCGACCGACATCACGCTGTTCTGTTCGGTCGGGCTCGCAGGAACGGAGGTCGTACTCGGAGCGGAATTTCTCGAGCAGTTTACGTAG
- a CDS encoding MGMT family protein, giving the protein MQVQVFGCEREIDESRIDADPETIREQVREYESGTRTAFDLEIEFPDGFTGSVMRAMTEIPAGETRTYGEIASALESAPIAVGQACGRNPIPVIVPCHRIVGVDSLVGYGGGLDLKRELLEHEGAALPGEP; this is encoded by the coding sequence ATGCAGGTTCAGGTATTCGGGTGCGAACGGGAGATCGACGAGTCGCGGATCGATGCGGATCCGGAAACGATCCGCGAGCAGGTACGGGAATACGAATCGGGAACGAGGACGGCGTTCGACCTCGAGATCGAGTTCCCCGATGGCTTCACGGGCAGCGTTATGCGAGCGATGACGGAGATTCCGGCCGGTGAAACGCGAACGTACGGCGAGATCGCGTCGGCCCTCGAGAGCGCACCGATCGCGGTCGGGCAGGCCTGCGGTCGCAATCCGATTCCCGTGATCGTTCCCTGTCATCGGATCGTGGGCGTAGATTCGCTCGTCGGCTACGGCGGCGGACTCGATCTGAAACGGGAACTGCTCGAGCACGAAGGGGCAGCGCTTCCGGGCGAGCCGTAG